Part of the Henckelia pumila isolate YLH828 chromosome 2, ASM3356847v2, whole genome shotgun sequence genome is shown below.
AGGTTTCGGCAAGATATTACTTGGGGACCAGGCCTTCCCGGATTCGATCAAGAAATTAACTTTAAATTGGTTGAAGCTTCCATGGGAGGAGATGAACATAATCGGTTCTTTGCCGAATCTTGAAGTTCTGAAACTGAGAGGAGCCGCCTACGGGGAAGAGTGGAATACGGCAGAGGGGGGTTTTTTGAAGTTGAAATATCTGCTTTTAGAGAGTGTAGATGTGTGGCATTGGGAAACAGAGAGCTCTCACTTTCCAAGACTGGAGAGTTTGATCATTCGGTACTGCGAGGAGTTGGAGGAAATCCCATATGGTATTGGAGAGATTCCGACGCTGAAGCTGATAGAGTTGTATGATTGCGGAGAAGAGGCGAATTCATCGGCACAACAAATACAAGAGGAGCAACGGAAACTGGGAAATGAGGATCTTCAAGTTCGTGTGAAGCTCAGCTCTACGTTTATATATAGATGAAGTTGTTTGGTTTTTTTTCCTCGAATGTTATGACCAAAAAAGCACTCCACTGCGAGTAAGTTTATTgactgtgttttttttttttagggcaaaacttattttattatgaaacaTTATTAGTTACAAGCTTaaccaaccaaaaaaaaaaatcactatTCACTCATATAAAAGATGAAGGGGAAAAAGAGGCAATAGAATGCGCTACATGATTAACCGATCTAGGCTCATGAATAAGATCTAGTATAATTGGTTCCTGAAGCATATCGATGATCTCTGAGGCACAAACACCAGTGTAGCCAAAATCTTCACCAGAGGCCGTTACTGCTTGAACGCCGCTAATGAATCTGACGCCAATTGAACATTGCAAAAACCTTTCTGATAAAGTAACTTGACACCCTCACGAATTGCTAGAAGTTCACCGAAAACAACTGAGATAAGCTGGTTTATTTGCTTCCCAAAAAGCCATTAGAAGCCGACCTTGGTCATCTCGCAACACCCCCCACCCACACCAAACCTGCTCAAATTCTCATTCACACAAGCATATCAAGTGTTGTTtcattcttcaatatttctcTGTGTTTATTTATCTCATGTATTATTGTGCTTTTTTTTAACTTAAAAAGTTcatttttaaatcaattttaatatATACTTGAGAAATAATGGGCCAACCACACGATTTGTCAAATTTAttgttttctcaaaaatatttgtcatcataaatacaaattaaacatatatataacatgaaagttcaaaataatatttttactttACAAAAACTATAGAATTAATTTCTAGagcatatattaaaaattttctgaaataatattaaaaaaaaacttaactttaactcaaattttaatatgtttcaCATTTTATCATAaggtttaacaaaattttggtCTAAATTAGAATTTTTTTGCACTCCAAATTTTTaggaaaaaacaacaaaaataaaaataaaaaaatttgttcgTCTCTGATAAAGATTGAGATAATCTATGAAACATATTGAAATTTGGGaataaaaatcagaattttaatgttatatttatttatataataataataataaaaattaagtaTGCCCATTTTGGTTGTTAAACTACATAATTGTTGTATATATGAGTTTTTGGGGTTGAAGCAAAATTTttagaataaaagaaaaataatgcACAAAGCAATTTTGTCAAACTATAGAAACAAAGTATAGAATAAACTGTTATTAACAGTTTTCTCGGATCTATAGTTAATTTTTGCACAAATCAACGAAGCATGATccattttaaaaacaaaattaaatttagaaaataataataataatagataatagataaccttattttattttataaaaataaaaatataaaagattgCCCCCATGCAGGATCGAACTACAGACCTCCAGTTTACAAGACTGGCGCTCTACCACTGAGCTATAGGGGCCTCGTTATTACAACTATTTTGCTTTACCTTATATAAAGCTTATACATTTTGCTAATTGGATTTTCTCCATATTCAATTTGTTTCGTCAAATTTCGGGAATTTCATCTATCATTCATGGAGGAACATACATTCGATCCTGTAAATCACTCCccattttttaatcttttaatttgattttgattCTGACCAGTAATTGAATTTCTCATGTGATTGTGGTTAAGGATGCGAATGATAAGAGATTCTATGAATGCCATTGAAACAGGATTTGATTCgtgaaattttcgaactcgTTTGGAGAAGAACTGCCGCGGGTATCACAGTTTTCGATCAAATGCTCTTTTTCTGCCTTTTCCTTTTTCAAACACTCTGCATTAGATAGAGCcctttttgttatttaatttctgttatttttattttattttttttggctgCACAGAGCGGGATAAGAATGAGAACTCGCAAAATGTGGATTCTGAGGTTCGCTTtctatatttcaatttttttagttttacgACCTTATTGTTTATAGTTAGATTTCAGTTCCTGATATTCTTCTTTTGTTCTTGTTTTTCTACGGTTTCATGTTGGTTAGATAGgcataaatacaaaattttacgAGTGTGACGTGTGAGACGCCTAATGTTGAATATAATAACCATGTAAATTTTGTTTGTAGGAATGACTAATTTTAAATGCTATTTTATTGGTTGTTTGATTCTCTACTTAATTGTCTGTAGGCAGGAGCAAGCACGTCTAAGAAAAAAGGGTTTAATGGGGGTAAGAAATCTTTCCATAACCATTGGATTGTTTTTCCAGTTTTCGTGCTCAGAAGGAGTGTTTATTTCGTTGGCAAAAGTGTTAATTTTTTGTCGAATTGGATGTCTTGATATCTGTAGTGAATAGTGGATGATATAACATGGTAGGGGATTAGCATATTTTTTTGACTTGGATATTGGGGGATTATAGGCATGTCATTATGCCCGGCGAAGTAATATTTGATGTTACTTATGTAATGCTGCAAATTGCTATACACGTGCTATGAATTTGTTATGGTGTTTGTATAGCGAAGTTGGTTTGGTTTTGAGAGTTCAATCCATGTTATATTTGAAGGAACATTTGGTTATTTTGCTGTTAAAACAGGGGTAACGTCGTGGTTAACATGACATGCCTTTTGCTAAGCACTGTTTTTTAACTGGGAAAATGGTATGTTATGAAGGttcattcatttaaaaaaactttGGTCACAATAAGGTTAAATCTTTGGCATAACAAGATCCCGTTGTTGTGGGAAGTTGCACTTTGTTGTCTATTATGACTAGAAACAGTGGTTAGTGAAGGTATTGATTTGCTCCACTATTAAAGTAGGTGGTATTGAGAAGTCAACCTTCGAATAGAATGTCTATGCTCTCAAGATAAATGCTACTTTCCCATGTGTTGACACTTGACTGTAACTAAGATTTCAGCGTAAAATCAAATACGTCAAGCGAAAAGGATGACTTGAATTAGACGTTTTTCCATAGTTTTTTCAGAGAATTTCTCATTTGATTCATGTAGTTAATCAAAGATATTTTTTACTGATATTTAGGTAAGTAGTATAGGCTGTTGGAAGCCTTTTTAGGTTGCCTTAGTGTCCTTTTGAAACGACAAAGTTCGCATTTTCAAGCAAATACATACATCTGTTCCACACACATGTTCGGTTAACTGCTTGAATTTTCTTTTTTCATATTTCCTTGTTTGGTACTGCTACCAGTCGGGGTTTGTCTTCTTAAACCCTGTCTCGCACAGACTTTGATATCATCGTTACTAACTACGGAGTAATAGTAATTTGCTTCTGCATTGGTATGAAATGCAGCAAATCCACATGCATTGAAGCTCAGCTGTGAACTACTCCGGATTTTTGTTACAGGTTTGACATTTCATAAAAAATCAATGTTCCTATAGTTTTCTTAGAAACTACCAGCACGTTTATATTCATAAATCAGTTGTCCTTTGCTATAGTATCAGCTTTCTTTAAATTAAACACTTTTGATTGTTCGTTTCTCTGCTCGGTGATAGAAGCTATTCAACGTGCTGCTGCCATTGCTGAAATTGAGGGTTCTCCTAAAATAGAAGCAACACATTTAGAGAGGATACTTCCACAACTACTTCTAGATTTTTAAGGTACTTTATAAGTCA
Proteins encoded:
- the LOC140880817 gene encoding protein MHF2 homolog isoform X2 → MEEHTFDPDLIREIFELVWRRTAAERDKNENSQNVDSEAGASTSKKKGFNGANPHALKLSCELLRIFVTAIQRAAAIAEIEGSPKIEATHLERILPQLLLDF
- the LOC140880817 gene encoding protein MHF2 homolog isoform X1, which codes for MEEHTFDPDLIREIFELVWRRTAAERDKNENSQNVDSEAGASTSKKKGFNGANPHALKLSCELLRIFVTEAIQRAAAIAEIEGSPKIEATHLERILPQLLLDF
- the LOC140880817 gene encoding protein MHF2 homolog isoform X3, yielding MPLKQDLIREIFELVWRRTAAERDKNENSQNVDSEAGASTSKKKGFNGANPHALKLSCELLRIFVTEAIQRAAAIAEIEGSPKIEATHLERILPQLLLDF